One genomic window of Vibrio parahaemolyticus includes the following:
- the mraY gene encoding phospho-N-acetylmuramoyl-pentapeptide-transferase, with protein MIIWLAELLQPYLSFFRLFEYLSFRAILSVLTALGLSLWMGPIMIKRLQMLQIGQVVRNEGPESHFSKRGTPTMGGIMILAAISITILLWTDLSNPYVWAVLTVLLGYGAVGFVDDYRKVVRKNTDGLIARWKYFWQSLIAFVVAFALYAYGKDTAATQLVVPFFKDVMPQLGLMYIILTYFVIVGTSNAVNLTDGLDGLAIMPTVLVAAGFAVIAWATGNVNFSEYLHIPYLPHASELVVVCTAIVGAGLGFLWFNTYPAQVFMGDVGSLALGGALGTIAVLVRQELVLVIMGGVFVMETLSVILQVGSYKLRGQRIFRMAPIHHHYELKGWPEPRVIVRFWIISMVLVLIGLATLKVR; from the coding sequence ATGATTATTTGGCTTGCCGAGCTGCTACAGCCATACCTGTCTTTTTTCCGATTGTTTGAATACCTGTCTTTTCGAGCAATTCTCAGTGTACTTACTGCCCTAGGTCTTTCTCTTTGGATGGGACCTATCATGATCAAGCGTTTGCAAATGCTTCAAATTGGTCAGGTCGTACGTAACGAAGGCCCTGAATCTCACTTTAGCAAGCGTGGTACTCCTACTATGGGCGGTATCATGATTTTGGCGGCTATTTCGATCACGATTCTATTGTGGACTGATTTATCCAACCCTTATGTTTGGGCGGTACTGACGGTGTTGCTAGGTTATGGCGCCGTTGGCTTTGTCGATGATTATCGTAAAGTGGTGCGTAAAAACACCGATGGTTTGATCGCGCGTTGGAAGTATTTCTGGCAGTCTTTGATCGCATTTGTTGTGGCATTTGCTCTATACGCTTATGGTAAAGACACAGCAGCGACGCAGCTTGTCGTGCCATTCTTTAAAGACGTGATGCCACAGCTTGGTCTGATGTACATCATTCTGACTTACTTCGTTATTGTTGGCACCAGTAATGCGGTAAACCTCACCGATGGCTTAGATGGTTTGGCTATCATGCCGACGGTACTGGTTGCTGCAGGCTTTGCCGTTATCGCTTGGGCGACTGGTAACGTTAACTTTTCTGAATATCTGCACATCCCATATCTACCACACGCCTCTGAGCTTGTTGTGGTATGTACGGCGATTGTGGGCGCGGGTCTTGGGTTCTTATGGTTCAACACCTATCCAGCACAAGTATTTATGGGTGACGTAGGCTCTCTTGCGCTAGGTGGTGCACTAGGCACTATCGCTGTTTTGGTTCGTCAAGAATTGGTGCTGGTTATCATGGGCGGTGTGTTTGTTATGGAAACACTGTCTGTAATCCTCCAAGTCGGTTCATACAAGCTGCGCGGTCAACGCATTTTCCGCATGGCACCAATTCATCATCACTACGAATTAAAAGGTTGGCCAGAACCTCGTGTAATCGTGCGATTCTGGATAATTTCTATGGTTCTTGTTCTGATTGGTCTTGCGACATTGAAAGTGCGTTAA